A genome region from Panicum virgatum strain AP13 chromosome 4K, P.virgatum_v5, whole genome shotgun sequence includes the following:
- the LOC120704963 gene encoding uncharacterized protein LOC120704963, producing the protein MSSTTTKGASSSWADLPPDLLGLVLRRLHSLADRARVGAVCRPWRSGARLHRDNLPPAMPWVALGNKAYLDVVNGDAARRLSLRVPAKARCRGSDGHLLFLTRAATGECFLADPFSGAVLPVADLSSFIEERTRGETFSRGFGLSLSLRVHKAVLLWPPRHGSSSELEPVVAAMVKNSTSRYNTTVFVCRAGTDTAHTGVDKESYGAMAVDLPLVKDVAFFRGDLYALSTRDELLAVRLGEGPRGNPAITTAVESGIEVPDDGECRSHAHDGIRPAGDVRLVQSGDQLLMLRRWVIDDGGDSTSSFDVYEADFGASPCRWRPVSGLRGRALFLGRCCSKSVPVGDGHYGAREDCIYFVRHAGDSGIYDMDYRRVSPLVPDAKVLRRHGRSWNPTWVFPDQSIIEAHYYYLKKSLAQGAWVAWRS; encoded by the coding sequence ATGTCTTCGACGACGACCAAGGGCGCTTCCTCGTCCTGGGCGGACCTGCCGCCGGACCTCCTGGGCCTCGTCCTGCGGCGCCTCCACTCCCTCGCCGACCGCGCCCGCGTCGGCGCCGTCTGCCGGCCGTGGCGCTCCGGCGCTCGCCTGCACCGGGACAACCTGCCCCCGGCGATGCCCTGGGTAGCGCTCGGCAACAAGGCCTACCTCGACGTCGTCAACGGCGACGCCGCGCGCAGGCTGAGCCTGCGCGTCCCCGCGAAGGCCCGCTGCCGCGGCTCCGACGGCCACCTCCTCTTCCTCacgcgcgccgccaccggcgagtGCTTCCTGGCGGACCCGTTCTCCGGGGCCGTGCTCCCCGTCGCCGACCTCTCCTCCTTCATCGAGGAGCGGACCCGCGGCGAGACGTTCTCGCGCGGCTTCGGCCTCAGCCTCAGCCTGCGCGTCCACAAGGCGGTGCTGCTCTGGCCTCCCCGCCATGGCTCCTCGTCGGAGCTCGAGCCCGTGGTCGCCGCGATGGTGAAGAACAGCACCAGCAGGTACAATACGACCGTGTTCGTCTGCAGGGCGGGGACGGACACGGCCCACACGGGCGTAGACAAGGAGAGCTACGGCGCCATGGCGGTGGACCTCCCGCTCGTCAAGGACGTGGCGTTCTTCCGTGGAGACCTCTACGCCCTCTCGACGCGCGACGAGCTCCTCGCCGTCCGGCTCGGCGAGGGCCCCCGCGGCAACCCGGCGATCACCACCGCCGTCGAGTCCGGGATCGAGGTCCCGGACGACGGAGAGTGCCGGTCGCACGCGCACGACGGGATCCGCCCCGCCGGCGACGTGCGTCTCGTCCAGTCCGGCGACCAGCTGCTGATGCTGAGACGGTGGGTcatcgacgacggcggcgacagCACCAGCAGCTTCGATGTCTACGAGGCGGATTTCGGCGCCAGCCCGTGCCGGTGGAGGCCGGTGAGCGGCCTGCGCGGCCGCGCGCTCTTCCTGGGGCGGTGCTGCTCCAAGTCCGTCCCTGTCGGCGATGGCCATTACGGCGCCCGGGAAGACTGCATCTACTTCGTGCGCCACGCCGGCGACTCTGGCATCTACGACATGGATTACCGCAGGGTGAGCCCGCTGGTGCCGGACGCCAAGGTTCTCCGGCGACACGGGCGATCGTGGAACCCGACGTGGGTTTTCCCTGACCAGTCTATAATTGAGGCCCATTATTATTATCTGAAGAAGTCATTGGCGCAGGGTGCTTGGGTTGCTTGGAGATCCTAA